The Mangifera indica cultivar Alphonso chromosome 19, CATAS_Mindica_2.1, whole genome shotgun sequence nucleotide sequence TGTATTTCATAGAATCCTTGATATACAACTCAGTCCTCTGCCCACATGCAGCACAAAGAACAGGTGCTCCTGAGTATCTCTTTCGCAAGAGATTCTTATTCTGTGAAATTTTTATCCTCTGAGAAGGTGAGGAAAGTTTCTGCTCTTCTTTATTATTCAATCCTGGAATACAAAAAAACATATACATGACTTAGGCGGAGGtgacaaaacatataaatgaaaTCACAAAACAGAAGCGTGCATAGGATGGTTCAAATCATAAAAGTGGATCTAACAGTTTAAACATTACGGTTTGATGTATTAAAAGTTTAGTatggattgataaatttttaaaaatagttttcagtTTAACTTGAAGTTTGAATATTTGCAAACTGATCAACTAAATcataaaccgtatttttttaaaatatatatatacgaaactatatttgacaaaatttttcaattaataattaggTATACaacatattttttcatatttattttatcattttctttctataaatattatatatatattctatatttattttacatgcaTGCATTATGTTCATGGAAactataattgaattaattttattaaataatatatatcggatgatttaaataagtttaaacaataatccaaactaaactaaatcatatttttttagtttagtttagtttgatttgaaacttaaaattatttgccttgtaaaatatttaattttatttgaaaaaactctcaaaccCCACCAAACTACATCATGTGCACCCCTACAAAGCagtgtataatattatatgaaagTCTTACTGACCGGATTTTTCTTGCTTAGAGTAATGCTCCGGTAAACCATAAATGGATGGAGACATGGAATCGCCATCCACGGAGCTGTGGATTTGAGGATAGCTGTTGCAAGAGATAGACTGCTGATCGATATTTTGACGACGGGGAATTGCTTTAGAGAAGGAGTAAAGGAAGTTGTCCTCTACAAGCGCAGCTCTTCCATTTGTTGCATGAACCCTCAGAATTTCCAAACCCAAGCTATCGTTAATTATTGCAAGCTTTGAAGGTATTTGTGTAAGATAATACCTCAGATCCCTCTTAAGGTGCCTGCAGGAATTGCAAGTTAATTATACTAATGgaagtttaatatttattagcAATAAAAATGCTGAGCACCCTATAAtcaaattgtgtatcatatcatatattaaaaatttaattttatatattgtatattgtatatcatatcatatggaATGATatgttttctaaaaaataaattaataaaatattctaattaatatatcaaaattttataatttcttatatatacttctactacattatcatttttttttaaatatatatcaattcatatcaataatatgtattatatcgtatgatatattcattgtatcgtattaattcgatatatataagatatatatcattttttaccagcagtatatcatattataagatacgtaTCGTATATGTTAGGATTTTGATAACCAAATTCgctgaaaatagaaaaaaaaaatcatcaaggGATAGCCTTCTTGACTCAGAACACAGGAATAAAATAGTTGAATGAGGAGAAACTGAAGAAGTACCTATCAAGTATAACCCAAGTTGTTTTACACGCCAAAACCTCTTGCGATATGACCTTCTTCAGGGGGGTCCCGGCAGTGATTTTAACTTCAATGCTTACCTAACCATGAAAAGTATATGGAAATTACAAGCAAAATTCAACAGAAactacttaccaaaaaaaaaaagaattcaacAGAAACTATCTCGTATTGATATTCAAACAATGTATAGCATATAATATTTACCCCTTCATCTTCAAACTCTATTGCACCAAGAAGAAGCATTTTAGCGTATTCATCagatttctttttaacctcttcttCCATTGCACGAACACTCGATCCAAAATTTTCAACACATGCCTTGACTTGGTAACCCACTATATaccaacccaaaaaaaataaattaacattgtGAATTACTATTATACTTTATTCTTATcagttaaaagaaaagaaaccatCTTATTGACATAGTGTATTTCAGTTTAGGGGTTAATTATAGGCACAcccatatatataattgatacaAATCATTCTTCTatgatgaatttttatttgaaaatatacacTTTAAAACTAATTAAGTGGAGAAATTACCCTTAAATTAATCGGTTAAGTACTTGTTTCAATAAACTTTATGATtcattttgtgatttttttcaaagtttaaagttgttaacCCTATATTTAAGTTTTGCACTTATTGAACATAGTTTCATGCAACATCTAATGCAAACAACTCAAAGATCTCTTAACACCCAGTTGAGAACATCTAAGCAGGATAATATATGTAAGTATATACTAGTCTTGATAAAGTTATATATTGATGCAATCTTTCAAAGACTTACTTGGGTGAGTGACTTTATGCAAGACCCCAAGCACAAGAAGGTTAACACCATCACGAAGAATGTCACCTCTCTTTCTGATCCCATCCATAGTAAGCCTAAGCTCATATTGATCACGTTCCTTAGTTGCGTCATATGCAATCACAACATGGGATGGTGAAGGTGGAGTCTCCATAACTACTAACTAAAGACGCAACTAATCGAAAGCTAAgggaagattttttttttattgacgaTAATTGTAGAAGTGAATGCGAGGTTTTAAAGAAGTCAAAGAGCTCAAAGGGTTTCGTAGAAATTGGAAAAAGTGGTCAAGGATTGGATAGGCTATCAAATCATCTGAATTTCCATTGAATTTCcaagttttgtttgtttgtttcaaCGTTTCTGTCTTCCTGTTTGAAATTGGCAAGACCATTCTGAGAAAATGATGCATAGAATATGCTTTTGGATATTCGAACATTTATACAACCAAGAGAAGGAAAAGATTGCAAAGCGATTCTAGACAGAAAACTGCATTGTGTttgttttaatatgttttttcttctaattgTAGACGGAGTTACTGACAGTATCTCACAAGATGCTCGTTATAAGCCTCGACTGATCCGACACTAGGCACTTATGCCTGTAATTTTGCTTACAAATGTCAGTGTCAGTGAGAAAACTCGATTTTCAAGGATGATGCGAATATACTGATTGAGttccttatttatttttgttgacttttgaTTGGCATCTTCGATAtagagtttatttatatttttttctatcttgTTTACCAAGACTTTACTTTGATAGCATCAAGATAGACTTTTGAATAAGTGcacaatttttatgtataattttatgtataaataataatattttatttttatcatgtgCACAGTttatcaaacattgggtgggaaataatcatttggccttaaCTAAAATACATGATAGACGCTTTGATCAATCACAGATCCACTGTAGATATTAACTTGGCATCATCAAGTATTTGAAGAATCTCAAGTAATGGAAGCCACTCCAGGCGACACATAAGTGGAAATTTGCCTTACAAAACCAACTGAGTCGGCAAAGtttaagaaaaaagtaaaagaaaaagctGAAATGTTAAAAATCATATAGAATTGAACTGAATAAATGCTGCTTTCTTG carries:
- the LOC123202873 gene encoding uncharacterized protein LOC123202873, whose protein sequence is METPPSPSHVVIAYDATKERDQYELRLTMDGIRKRGDILRDGVNLLVLGVLHKVTHPMGYQVKACVENFGSSVRAMEEEVKKKSDEYAKMLLLGAIEFEDEGVSIEVKITAGTPLKKVISQEVLACKTTWVILDRHLKRDLRYYLTQIPSKLAIINDSLGLEILRVHATNGRAALVEDNFLYSFSKAIPRRQNIDQQSISCNSYPQIHSSVDGDSMSPSIYGLPEHYSKQEKSGLNNKEEQKLSSPSQRIKISQNKNLLRKRYSGAPVLCAACGQRTELYIKDSMKYSFPEIHLSTNDLSEEEYDLSGKGGRYGVSKPTRIRH